From the Pediococcus acidilactici genome, the window TGAATTTTTTTGACATTGTAGAGTCACATCTCAGTACGTTAACCAAAAATGAACAAGCACTATTTGACTACGTAGTTTCCAACATGGATAAAATTAAAAACCAAAGTATTCGCGAAGTTGCTAGTGAAACTTACGTATCGACTTACGTATCGACGGCAACGTTCCTACGTTTCGTCAAGAAAATTGGATTTGTGGGGTTTAGCGAATTCACCACGGTAATTAAATATACCGTCCTTAACGAAAAAAACGAGCAAGAAAAAGAGATGCCGTTCGAAGTTAGCCAGGTTGATTATCGAGAAGAATACCTAAAAAATATTACTGAATCAGTCCGGGTAATCCCACCTAAGAAATTACACGAGATTACTAAACAACTGGCTAACCATCCTACCATTTATCTGTTTGCTAAAGGAATTAGTAAGTATGCGGCAGATTACGTATATTACGTTTATACGATGGCGGGTTTTACGGTGAAGTATCCCCGGGATCGCGATTTTCGGCGAATGGCCATTAAACAAGTTAAATCGGATGATTTAGTTTTCATGCTTACGTATAACGGCCGCAACCGCGAGTTTTTAGAAATGATTAAACAGTTAAAAGGAGCGGCGCAAACACCTTTTTTGATTTCAATCACCGAGCCGGATAACAACACAATCCAGAATTTGAGCGATATTAATTTATATATTTTTGCTGACGTAATCGAGGTTAACGACGTTGAAATTAGTTCACGAGTTTCTACAATTGCGTTGATGGAATTGATTTTGTACCAATATATTGAAGATTATGGCGGTCAAGATTTTAACTTTATGAAAAAATAAATAGTGGAATTGGAATCCGTTGGAGAGAATTCTAATTCCACTATTTTTGTTATCCCTGGCAGACAATATTAAGGATGGCAAGCAGCCATCGTATGTCAAAGAAATTTAATGGTCAATTTACTACAAATTCATCCAGCAAGTGCTATGCTTAACGTAACAAGAAGGTTCATTGAAAGGAGCTCATTCAAATGGATATTCAAAATAATTTGATTACGTTGGCAGATGGCAATCAGATGCCACAAGAAGGCTTTGGATTATATAAAGTTCGTGGACAAGCAGCGGTTGACACGGCGGCAAAAGCAGCCTACGAAAATGGCTACCGGTTGTTTGATACGGCACAACTCTACGAAAATGAACAAGAAGTGGGAAATGCGTTTAAAAAGTTTGCGATTCCTCGGGAAGATATTTTTGTGACTACCAAAGTGACGGAGGCGCGGCAAGGTTATGACGAAGCGATTGCCTCGGTAAAAGAATCCCTGAAGAAGTTGCAAATGGACTACGTCGACCTATTATTGATCCATTGGCCAGTTCGTCAACACTTTTTTGAAACGTGGCGCGCGTTTGAGGATCTGAAGAAGGCGGGCTTGACCAAGTCAATCGGGGTCAGCAACTACCAAACTATTCATTTGGAATATTTGGCAACTAAGGCGCACGAAATGCCGGTGGTTGATCAGGTGGAAATGCATCCCTTCTTAACCCTTAAACCAGTGATTGAATTTAATAAGCAACACGACATCGTTACTCAGGCGTGGAGCCCATTAGGACGCGGAACGGTGCTTGACCAGGAAGTGCTTAAGGAGATTGCGGATAAGTACCAAAAATCGCCTGCTCAAGTGGTTTTGCGGTGGCACTTGCAAAATGGGGTGGCGTTCATCCCGAAGTCGGTGCATGAAGAACGAATTGCCCAAAATGCCGACATCTACGATTTTGAACTGTCTGATGAAGAAATGAAGCAAGTCGACAAGCTAAATAAGTTCGCAAGAACGGGCCGCGAACCAGAATTGACGTATGAATATGGACGGATGTATTAAAAAGAGCGTGGAAGCCACCGGGTAATTTTCGAGGATTAACTAGATTTTAGGTTTAATCGCGGTTTGAGCGATTAGACCTAAAATTTGGTTAACCGGAAAAAATTGGTGGCTGGAACGCGTTTCCGCGAAGCCGCAGAAGAACGCCGGAGGTTTAAAATATGGGAGTAATCGCGGTTTGAGCGATTACTTCCATAATTTAGTTAGCCGGAAGGAGCTGGGTTTCGGAGCACGTTTCGACAAGGCAGCAATAGAATGCAGGATTAACTAGATTTTAGGTTTAATCGCGGTTTGAGCGATTAGACCTAAAATTTGGTTAACCGGAAAAAATTGGTGGCTGGAACGCGTTTCGGCGAAGCAACAGGGGGCGCAAGTCCAAGTTATTAAAAAATATGGGGACTAATCGAATTTTGTCGATTAGTCCCTATATTTTTTGTTAGCTATAAAAATCTAGGGTTACCAACCCCACCTTGCGCACTTTTCTCCCCTGGGATACACTATCCGTAAATTGATAACGTTTTCATAGTGGTTAGGAGAGTTTTTTATGGTGAAGGATCAAGTAGCAGCAATGCTGCAATCGGTAACTGAAAGAGAAGATTGGCAAGAACACGGCGCCACCGCGGAGGACTTTAGCCAACGGTTAGGAGTGCGGCGGAACACAATTAGTGCGTACTTAAATGATCTTTATAAAGAGAAGGTTGCAATCAAACTTAATTCACGTCCGGTTAAATTTTGGGATAGGGCAACTTTAGAACAACGATACGGCATCGTTTTAGAAAATACAGAGTTTGAAAGTCAAGCGGCATTGGAAGACATTGTATCTCAGCCTAAACGGACGGCCTTTGACGAAGTAATTGGCGGACACGGTTCACTATACACCCCAATTGAAAGGTTGAAAGCGGCCGCTGGCTACCCAGGCACCGGGTTACCCGTGTTAATTACCGGGCCTACGGGAGCAGGGAAAACTTATTTAGCGCAAGTTTATTACCAATATTGCGTGGATAAGGGGTATTTAGCACCAGAATCCCGCTTTGTACACTTAAATTGCGCGGAATATGCTGACAATCCGGAACTTTTAGCAAGTAATTTATTTGGTTATAAGAAGGGGGCCTTTACGGGCGCAAACCAAGATAGTACGGGACTATTTGATGAAGCTGATGGTGGAATGCTATTTCTTGATGAAATTCACCGGCTTGATGCTAAGGGACAGGAAAAATTGTTTAATTACTTGGACAACAGGATGATCACGCCGTTGGGAGCAACTAAAGAGGGGCATCATGTACAAGTTCGGCTAGTTTTTGCGACTACCGAGGATATTCAAAGCCATTTCTTAGACACCTTTATTCGCCGAATCCCCATTCAAATTGAAATCCCAGAACTAAACGACCGACCGCGTCAGGAACGCGAAAACTTGGTTAAGTTATTTTACCTTCGCCAATCCCAGAAAATTCAACGCAAAGTGTTAGTGAACACTTCGGTGCTGAATATTTTAAGTTCCAGCAGTTACCTTGGCAACGTAGGTCAATTAAAGAACACCATCTTAATTTCGGTGGCCAATAGTTTACAACGGGCGGCGCAAAGTTCGAATATTGAAATCTTATTAGCAGACGTTCCCAAAACGGTAATTGACCATAATATTCAAGACGCGAGTTTGCTATCGTTTAGCGACCAGTTCATCAGCGTGCTGCCAACCATGAAAATTGATGATTTAATCTCCGAATCCCAGGCGTATACCGATGAAATTAAACGGGTTATGTTAAAAATTATTCAGCAATTCCAGCAAACAGCCAAACGGAACGCCTTCATTGACAATGCCATCGACGAAATTAACCAACTGTGTGACTACTTAATTTTTAAGAAGGATACGGAAAAAAGCGACATGTCGGTGAGCTTTTTGAAAAAGATGTTTGCCGATCGGATTGCTAACGTCGAAAACAATAGTGACACCCAGTTTATGGGCAACGTCGCGTTAGTTTTAGCGTACTACTTTTACAACCGTAACCGTGCTAACTGGCATTTGGTACAACGCGACGAACAGTGCATTCAGCAAATTAACGCCACTTTTCATGGTGAGGATGCGGAAATCGACCAAATTGTTGGGGATCTGCGTTTAATTACCGCAAAGACCATGAACTTGCACCTTGACGACGTGGATGAGCTATTTATCCATTTGTACCTACGGAGCGTGAAGAAGGAAACCAATAGCCAAAACATTCGTTGCATTATCCTCTCCCACGGCTATTCGACCGCTAGCAGCATTGCCAGCGTGATCAATAATTTATTTAACGAACACGTAATGGACGCGATCGACATGCCGTTAGATATTGACGTGGCGGAGATTGGTGAAAAGGTCAGCAGTTACGTGAAAAATCGCCAAATTAACCGGGGACTAATTTTAATGGTTGATATGGGCTCCTTGGAGGGCATTCAAAAATTCATTAGCAGTGAGATTGATTTCCCGATTGCCATTGTTAACAACGTCTCAACTCAGTCGGCGTTGCTAGTGGCCGATGATATCCGGCACCATAAGGATATTGAGCAAATCATGCGAAACGTTCGGCAGGCGATGGTGCCTAAAACGCAAATTATCTATCCAAAAGAAATTAAGCGCAATCTAATCGTAACCTGCTGCTTTACCGGGATTGGCACGGCTAATAGTGTCAAAAAATTGCTGCTGGATAGCATGCCGGCAGAAGTGGACTGTCAAATTCAGGCTTACGAGGTTGACCGGTTAAAGGCTGAAGAACAAATTGCCATTTTCAATAAGTTGTACAACGTGGTGGCGGTAGTGGGGACGATTGACCCCGGGCTTCCCGACGCCCCATACATTTCCTTGGAAAGCATTATTTCCGGAAGCGAGATGGAAAAGCTGGATAAGGCTTTGCAAGTATGCATGACTACGGAGCAGCTCCAACAGTTTAAAGAACAACTGATTCATAGTTTTTCATTAGAGCGGGTAATTAATTCCATTACCATTCTGGATGCGCATTTGGTGATGGATAATATTGACCGCGCCATTAATAAATTTAACCAGTTAAGCGGGCACCAGTTAGGCAACATCACAAAAATGTCGTTATACGTGCATGTGAGCTGCCTAATTGAGCGATTAATCCGAAACGAACCGATTACCAGCTATGATTTAGAACAACTTTCCGACACTGAAGACCAACGGCTTTTTAAATGGATAAAAGAGTCTTTTAGTGTGATTGAAAAAATTTATAGTGTCGAAATCCCAGCCTCTGAATACGGCTATATTTTCGACATTATCCAAGCAGATGCCTAAAAATCAGCGATTTGATTGAATAAAGGAAGGGCGTGCCAGAAGTTGGCACGCCTTTTGCTTTTATAAGGGTGTAAGGAAATGGTAGGTGATAAGGTTTGAAAATTATATTAGCAAGTCATGGCGCCCTCGCAAAAGGGATGAAAGATACGTTAGATATGATTGTGGGAAATCAGGTAAGTATTCAGGCATATTCTGCTTATGATGAGGAAAATGTCGATTTTGCTTCGGATATTAGCCAACAGATCACGCGAGAAGTAAATGAGCAATTCATTATCGTGACTGATGTGATGGGCGGTTCGGTTAATAATGCAATGACTGAATTAGTGCTACGTTATAAAAATGTTTTTTTGATAACGGGGATGAATTTGCCTCTAGTACTATCATTAGCAACCTATTCAGGAGACATAGATTTGAAGGCGCTTGATGAACTAGTTCAAGAAGGAAAGCGAGGATTGATTAACGTAAATAAAATGGTTGAATCTGCAAAGGAGGAATAAAAATGATTAAAGTAATCAGAATTGATCATCGTTTATTACATGGACAGGTGATTTTTGCTTGGACTAAGTCGCAGGGAATTGAACGAATTGTGGTGATTGATAACGTTGCGGCTGGTGATGATTTCAAGAAAATGTCATTGAAATTATCCAAGCCAGCAGACATTAAATTGAGTGTGTTTAGTGTTGATCAAGCTAAGGAACGAATCGCCAAAATAAATAATTTGAAGAGTAATACCATGATTATTTTTGGAGATGTTTTACAAGCTGGACAGATTGTCCCACTTTTGGAAGGGGTTAAGGAGATTAACTATGGAGGTGTTAAAAATCGGCCAGACACGAAGCGATTCAGTAATGCAGTTTTTCTAACGGAAGAAGAAGTTAAGTGTAGTCAGGAATTAAAGAATCTAGGTTTTGATTTGTATATGCAACAAGTACCAACCTCTAAGAGAGAAAGTTTAAATGAACTAATTTAGGAGGTTAGATATATGCTTTTAAATGCCATTTTACTTGGAATCATTGCCGTATTTGGGACGATGGATTCCAGAATGCTGGGGCGG encodes:
- a CDS encoding PTS sugar transporter subunit IIB produces the protein MIKVIRIDHRLLHGQVIFAWTKSQGIERIVVIDNVAAGDDFKKMSLKLSKPADIKLSVFSVDQAKERIAKINNLKSNTMIIFGDVLQAGQIVPLLEGVKEINYGGVKNRPDTKRFSNAVFLTEEEVKCSQELKNLGFDLYMQQVPTSKRESLNELI
- a CDS encoding aldo/keto reductase, which gives rise to MDIQNNLITLADGNQMPQEGFGLYKVRGQAAVDTAAKAAYENGYRLFDTAQLYENEQEVGNAFKKFAIPREDIFVTTKVTEARQGYDEAIASVKESLKKLQMDYVDLLLIHWPVRQHFFETWRAFEDLKKAGLTKSIGVSNYQTIHLEYLATKAHEMPVVDQVEMHPFLTLKPVIEFNKQHDIVTQAWSPLGRGTVLDQEVLKEIADKYQKSPAQVVLRWHLQNGVAFIPKSVHEERIAQNADIYDFELSDEEMKQVDKLNKFARTGREPELTYEYGRMY
- a CDS encoding PTS sugar transporter subunit IIA, producing MKIILASHGALAKGMKDTLDMIVGNQVSIQAYSAYDEENVDFASDISQQITREVNEQFIIVTDVMGGSVNNAMTELVLRYKNVFLITGMNLPLVLSLATYSGDIDLKALDELVQEGKRGLINVNKMVESAKEE
- a CDS encoding sigma 54-interacting transcriptional regulator; translated protein: MVKDQVAAMLQSVTEREDWQEHGATAEDFSQRLGVRRNTISAYLNDLYKEKVAIKLNSRPVKFWDRATLEQRYGIVLENTEFESQAALEDIVSQPKRTAFDEVIGGHGSLYTPIERLKAAAGYPGTGLPVLITGPTGAGKTYLAQVYYQYCVDKGYLAPESRFVHLNCAEYADNPELLASNLFGYKKGAFTGANQDSTGLFDEADGGMLFLDEIHRLDAKGQEKLFNYLDNRMITPLGATKEGHHVQVRLVFATTEDIQSHFLDTFIRRIPIQIEIPELNDRPRQERENLVKLFYLRQSQKIQRKVLVNTSVLNILSSSSYLGNVGQLKNTILISVANSLQRAAQSSNIEILLADVPKTVIDHNIQDASLLSFSDQFISVLPTMKIDDLISESQAYTDEIKRVMLKIIQQFQQTAKRNAFIDNAIDEINQLCDYLIFKKDTEKSDMSVSFLKKMFADRIANVENNSDTQFMGNVALVLAYYFYNRNRANWHLVQRDEQCIQQINATFHGEDAEIDQIVGDLRLITAKTMNLHLDDVDELFIHLYLRSVKKETNSQNIRCIILSHGYSTASSIASVINNLFNEHVMDAIDMPLDIDVAEIGEKVSSYVKNRQINRGLILMVDMGSLEGIQKFISSEIDFPIAIVNNVSTQSALLVADDIRHHKDIEQIMRNVRQAMVPKTQIIYPKEIKRNLIVTCCFTGIGTANSVKKLLLDSMPAEVDCQIQAYEVDRLKAEEQIAIFNKLYNVVAVVGTIDPGLPDAPYISLESIISGSEMEKLDKALQVCMTTEQLQQFKEQLIHSFSLERVINSITILDAHLVMDNIDRAINKFNQLSGHQLGNITKMSLYVHVSCLIERLIRNEPITSYDLEQLSDTEDQRLFKWIKESFSVIEKIYSVEIPASEYGYIFDIIQADA
- a CDS encoding MurR/RpiR family transcriptional regulator; protein product: MNFFDIVESHLSTLTKNEQALFDYVVSNMDKIKNQSIREVASETYVSTYVSTATFLRFVKKIGFVGFSEFTTVIKYTVLNEKNEQEKEMPFEVSQVDYREEYLKNITESVRVIPPKKLHEITKQLANHPTIYLFAKGISKYAADYVYYVYTMAGFTVKYPRDRDFRRMAIKQVKSDDLVFMLTYNGRNREFLEMIKQLKGAAQTPFLISITEPDNNTIQNLSDINLYIFADVIEVNDVEISSRVSTIALMELILYQYIEDYGGQDFNFMKK